A part of Thermococcus sp. genomic DNA contains:
- a CDS encoding 30S ribosomal protein S19e, producing the protein MATVYDVPGDLLVERVAEKLKDVEEIKPPEWAKFVKTGRHKERLPEQDDWWYYRVASILRKVYIDGPVGIERLRTWYGGRKNRGHAPEHFYKAGGSIIRKALQQLEQAGFVQKVPGEGRVVTPKGQSFLDKVATELKKELEEQIPELKKY; encoded by the coding sequence ATGGCGACTGTCTATGACGTTCCTGGTGACCTGCTCGTTGAGAGGGTCGCTGAAAAGCTCAAGGATGTTGAGGAGATAAAGCCCCCGGAGTGGGCAAAGTTTGTCAAGACGGGGAGGCACAAGGAGAGACTCCCCGAGCAGGACGACTGGTGGTACTACCGCGTCGCAAGCATACTCAGGAAGGTTTACATAGACGGCCCCGTCGGAATCGAGAGACTTCGTACCTGGTACGGCGGAAGAAAGAACCGCGGACACGCCCCCGAGCACTTCTACAAGGCCGGGGGAAGCATCATAAGGAAGGCCCTCCAGCAACTTGAACAGGCCGGCTTCGTCCAGAAGGTTCCGGGCGAGGGAAGGGTTGTCACTCCCAAGGGCCAGAGCTTTCTTGATAAGGTAGCTACCGAGCTCAAGAAGGAACTTGAGGAACAGATTCCGGAGCTCAAGAAGTACTGA
- a CDS encoding DNA-binding protein, which produces MAEDIEEIRKRKLMELQKKYLEQQKAQEEAIKQEMELQAQIDAIMRKILTPEARERLGRVKLVKPELARQVELVLVQLYQAGQIREPIDDAKLKRILAQIDARTRREFRIKW; this is translated from the coding sequence ATGGCGGAGGACATAGAGGAGATTAGGAAGCGCAAGCTCATGGAGCTCCAGAAGAAGTACCTCGAACAGCAGAAGGCTCAAGAGGAGGCCATAAAGCAGGAGATGGAACTTCAGGCCCAGATTGACGCGATAATGAGGAAAATTCTAACTCCGGAAGCGAGGGAGAGGCTTGGAAGGGTAAAGCTCGTAAAACCTGAACTCGCGAGACAGGTTGAACTCGTCCTCGTTCAGCTCTACCAGGCTGGCCAAATTAGGGAGCCAATAGACGATGCTAAACTAAAGAGAATTCTAGCTCAAATAGACGCGAGGACCAGAAGGGAGTTCAGGATTAAGTGGTAG